In Gopherus flavomarginatus isolate rGopFla2 chromosome 1, rGopFla2.mat.asm, whole genome shotgun sequence, a single genomic region encodes these proteins:
- the SNRPF gene encoding small nuclear ribonucleoprotein F, whose amino-acid sequence MEPAATGRPNAGDGAWPSTLPSPGFRGRGKGDRSGSLPEVEAQTSLPAFLLDFGGRTCGPASNFCFHRCLVPGRVTMSLPLNPKPFLNGLTGKPVMVKLKWGMEYKGYLVSVDGYMNMQLANTEEYIDGALSGHLGEVLIRCNNVLYIRGVEEEEEDGEMRE is encoded by the exons ATGGAACCCGCTGCTACAGGTCGCCCTAACGCAGGGGACGGGGCGTGGCCTTCGACCCTTCCGTCTCCAG GCTTTCGTGGGCGGGGAAAAGGCGACAGGTCAGGGTCCCTCCCGGAAGTGGAGGCGCAGACGTCACTTCCTGCTTTCCTCTTAGACTTCGGCGGGCGCACGTGCGGCCCTGCGAGTAATTTTTGTTTTCACCGCTGCCTTGTGCCAGGCCGCGTTACCATG AGCTTGCCCCTGAACCCCAAGCCCTTCCTGAACGGGCTGACGGGGAAGCCGGTGATGGTGAAGCTGAAGTGGGGGATGGAGTACAAGGGCTACCTGGTGTCTGTCGACGGCTACATGAACATGCAG CTTGCAAACACAGAAGAATACATCGATGGTGCATTGTCAGGACACCTTGGTGAAGTTTTGATAAG GTGTAACAATGTCCTGTACATCAGAGgagtagaagaagaagaagaagatgggGAAATGAGAGAATAA